One Falco biarmicus isolate bFalBia1 chromosome 9, bFalBia1.pri, whole genome shotgun sequence genomic region harbors:
- the LOC130155186 gene encoding uncharacterized protein LOC130155186 isoform X4, translating into MLRSLLAGCLCPHAGKKSPPAEDKVVLTHMKILSNEGIQNPGLIPEASAGPACREEPQLPGASPPLARQGTPKAAAAPADPDCADGLAGTDCVATLPDLSAFESKCRLHRFSKFESEDSGVELPSGANSPSTPTGSEKSFVLHSRDSFCDSGVLSTSSSPEIDHLMMRTHKEHARKVSHQDPESQQQAEYYSQEADAVQGPAASPEDLSIPQEESPNEHSDQSERQSLEKESTPETDLPRESTLPTPGPIEEPKTVADSFPENFGSMQDLQIHGHQLKKYPTSDSLDEYMDECCRLSEVNQGNSKALGSGLGYLEHICQLIEKIGQLQEHNLRLQKQVCSLQKEQKMSQIKEEYFLQHCSCGAASVFLNSYQDTKTLFAGRNRPHSLLVQTGNPSDLSIIPEIGANAEKLSSCNGSERHPESGNSQPMVGLRKSSNSRNNKENEFREAGGVAEGQAFPSKDPAVRKGLDISKNNSGESHAWGRMRDLMRKTRLRNQNKLGLSSAALKRSCPQLYRPDITSSELGKTERNSMIVLGQNTKNENIWPF; encoded by the exons aTGCTGCGCTCGCTGCTCGCCGGCTGCCTCTGCCCGCACGCAG GTAAGAAGAGCCCACCTGCCGAGGACAAAGTCGTGCTGACACACATGAAGATACTGAGCAATGAAGGAATCCAAAACCCCGGGTTGATCCCAGAGGCTTCCGCTGGCCCAGCCTGCAGGGAAGAGCCCCAGCTCCCCGGTGCCAGCCCGCCACTGGCCCGCCAGGGGACCCCGAAGGCGGCAGCCGCCCCGGCAGACCCTGACTGTGCCGATGGGCTGGCAGGCACAGACTGCGTAGCCACGCTGCCCGACCTCAGCGCCTTTGAGTCCAAGTGCCGACTTCACAGATTCTCCAAATTCGAATCCGAGGACTCGGGGGTTGAATTGCCAAGTGGGGCCAATTCTCCCTCAACGCCGACGGGTTCAGAGAAGAGCTTTGTGCTTCACAGCAGAGACTCATTTTGTGACTCGGGTGTGCTGAGCACCTCTTCTTCCCCAGAAATTGACCATCTGATGATGAGAACGCATAAGGAGCACGCCAGGAAAGTCAGCCACCAAGATCCAGAGAGCCAACAGCAAGCTGAGTACTACAGCCAGGAGGCAGATGCCGTGCAGGGTCCTGCAGCTTCCCCTGAAGACCTCAGCATCCCTCAAGAAGAAAGTCCCAATGAACATTCTGACCAGAGCGAAAGGCAATCTCTGGAAAAGGAGTCCACCCCAGAGACGGACCTTCCCAGGGAAAGCACTCTTCCCACCCCAGGTCCCATAGAAGAGCCAAAGACAGTTGCTGACAGCTTCCCAGAGAACTTTGGCAGCATGCAAGACCTTCAGATCCATGGCCATCAGCTGAAGAAGTACCCCACAAGCGACAGTCTGGATGAATACATGGATGAATGCTGTAGACTGAGCGAG GTGAACCAAGGGAACAGCAAAGCCCTGGGATCTGGTCTGGGATACCTGGAACACATTTGCCAACTGATTGAGAAGATCGGGCAGCTGCAGGAACACAACCTGCGTCTCCAAAAGCAAGTGTGCAGCttgcagaaagaacagaagatgaGCCAGATAAAAGAG GAGTactttctgcagcactgctcctgtGGAGCTGCCAGCGTCTTCCTCAACTCGTACCAAGACACGAAGACGCTTTTTGCTGGGAGGAACAGACCTCACAGCCTCTTGGTTCAGACTGGAAACCCTTCTGATCTTTCTATCATCCCAGAAATAGGAGCGAATGCTGAGAAGCTGAGCAGCTGCAATG GAAGCGAGAGACACCCTGAATCAGGAAACAGCCAGCCGATGGTGGGGCTGAGGAAGTCGTCAAACAGTAGGAACAACAAGGAGAATGAGTTCAGAGAAGCTGGTGGTGTGGCTGAGGGACAGGCTTTTCCATCAAAGGACCCTGCAGTGAGAAAG GGTCTGGACATCAGCAAGAACAATTCG GGTGAGAGCCACGCTTGGGGAAGAATGAGAGATCTTATGAGAAAGACACGGCTGAGAAACCAGAACAAGCTGGGGCTGTCCTCCGCTGCTCTGAAGAGGTCCTGCCCGCAGCTGTACAG GCCAGATATTACGTCTTCGGAGCTGGGGAAAACCGAGAGGAACTCCATGATTGTTCTGGGGCAAAACACAAAGAACGAAAACATATGGCCTTTCTGA
- the LOC130155186 gene encoding uncharacterized protein LOC130155186 isoform X2, translating to MFAWHRSFRLAAAGRRGKKSPPAEDKVVLTHMKILSNEGIQNPGLIPEASAGPACREEPQLPGASPPLARQGTPKAAAAPADPDCADGLAGTDCVATLPDLSAFESKCRLHRFSKFESEDSGVELPSGANSPSTPTGSEKSFVLHSRDSFCDSGVLSTSSSPEIDHLMMRTHKEHARKVSHQDPESQQQAEYYSQEADAVQGPAASPEDLSIPQEESPNEHSDQSERQSLEKESTPETDLPRESTLPTPGPIEEPKTVADSFPENFGSMQDLQIHGHQLKKYPTSDSLDEYMDECCRLSEVNQGNSKALGSGLGYLEHICQLIEKIGQLQEHNLRLQKQVCSLQKEQKMSQIKEEYFLQHCSCGAASVFLNSYQDTKTLFAGRNRPHSLLVQTGNPSDLSIIPEIGANAEKLSSCNGSERHPESGNSQPMVGLRKSSNSRNNKENEFREAGGVAEGQAFPSKDPAVRKGLDISKNNSGESHAWGRMRDLMRKTRLRNQNKLGLSSAALKRSCPQLYRPDITSSELGKTERNSMIVLGQNTKNENIWPF from the exons aTGTTCGCCTGGCACCGCAGCTTCAGGCTGGCCGCGGCCGGCCGGAGAG GTAAGAAGAGCCCACCTGCCGAGGACAAAGTCGTGCTGACACACATGAAGATACTGAGCAATGAAGGAATCCAAAACCCCGGGTTGATCCCAGAGGCTTCCGCTGGCCCAGCCTGCAGGGAAGAGCCCCAGCTCCCCGGTGCCAGCCCGCCACTGGCCCGCCAGGGGACCCCGAAGGCGGCAGCCGCCCCGGCAGACCCTGACTGTGCCGATGGGCTGGCAGGCACAGACTGCGTAGCCACGCTGCCCGACCTCAGCGCCTTTGAGTCCAAGTGCCGACTTCACAGATTCTCCAAATTCGAATCCGAGGACTCGGGGGTTGAATTGCCAAGTGGGGCCAATTCTCCCTCAACGCCGACGGGTTCAGAGAAGAGCTTTGTGCTTCACAGCAGAGACTCATTTTGTGACTCGGGTGTGCTGAGCACCTCTTCTTCCCCAGAAATTGACCATCTGATGATGAGAACGCATAAGGAGCACGCCAGGAAAGTCAGCCACCAAGATCCAGAGAGCCAACAGCAAGCTGAGTACTACAGCCAGGAGGCAGATGCCGTGCAGGGTCCTGCAGCTTCCCCTGAAGACCTCAGCATCCCTCAAGAAGAAAGTCCCAATGAACATTCTGACCAGAGCGAAAGGCAATCTCTGGAAAAGGAGTCCACCCCAGAGACGGACCTTCCCAGGGAAAGCACTCTTCCCACCCCAGGTCCCATAGAAGAGCCAAAGACAGTTGCTGACAGCTTCCCAGAGAACTTTGGCAGCATGCAAGACCTTCAGATCCATGGCCATCAGCTGAAGAAGTACCCCACAAGCGACAGTCTGGATGAATACATGGATGAATGCTGTAGACTGAGCGAG GTGAACCAAGGGAACAGCAAAGCCCTGGGATCTGGTCTGGGATACCTGGAACACATTTGCCAACTGATTGAGAAGATCGGGCAGCTGCAGGAACACAACCTGCGTCTCCAAAAGCAAGTGTGCAGCttgcagaaagaacagaagatgaGCCAGATAAAAGAG GAGTactttctgcagcactgctcctgtGGAGCTGCCAGCGTCTTCCTCAACTCGTACCAAGACACGAAGACGCTTTTTGCTGGGAGGAACAGACCTCACAGCCTCTTGGTTCAGACTGGAAACCCTTCTGATCTTTCTATCATCCCAGAAATAGGAGCGAATGCTGAGAAGCTGAGCAGCTGCAATG GAAGCGAGAGACACCCTGAATCAGGAAACAGCCAGCCGATGGTGGGGCTGAGGAAGTCGTCAAACAGTAGGAACAACAAGGAGAATGAGTTCAGAGAAGCTGGTGGTGTGGCTGAGGGACAGGCTTTTCCATCAAAGGACCCTGCAGTGAGAAAG GGTCTGGACATCAGCAAGAACAATTCG GGTGAGAGCCACGCTTGGGGAAGAATGAGAGATCTTATGAGAAAGACACGGCTGAGAAACCAGAACAAGCTGGGGCTGTCCTCCGCTGCTCTGAAGAGGTCCTGCCCGCAGCTGTACAG GCCAGATATTACGTCTTCGGAGCTGGGGAAAACCGAGAGGAACTCCATGATTGTTCTGGGGCAAAACACAAAGAACGAAAACATATGGCCTTTCTGA
- the LOC130155186 gene encoding uncharacterized protein LOC130155186 isoform X3: MLRSLLAGCLCPHAAGKKSPPAEDKVVLTHMKILSNEGIQNPGLIPEASAGPACREEPQLPGASPPLARQGTPKAAAAPADPDCADGLAGTDCVATLPDLSAFESKCRLHRFSKFESEDSGVELPSGANSPSTPTGSEKSFVLHSRDSFCDSGVLSTSSSPEIDHLMMRTHKEHARKVSHQDPESQQQAEYYSQEADAVQGPAASPEDLSIPQEESPNEHSDQSERQSLEKESTPETDLPRESTLPTPGPIEEPKTVADSFPENFGSMQDLQIHGHQLKKYPTSDSLDEYMDECCRLSEVNQGNSKALGSGLGYLEHICQLIEKIGQLQEHNLRLQKQVCSLQKEQKMSQIKEEYFLQHCSCGAASVFLNSYQDTKTLFAGRNRPHSLLVQTGNPSDLSIIPEIGANAEKLSSCNGSERHPESGNSQPMVGLRKSSNSRNNKENEFREAGGVAEGQAFPSKDPAVRKGLDISKNNSGESHAWGRMRDLMRKTRLRNQNKLGLSSAALKRSCPQLYRPDITSSELGKTERNSMIVLGQNTKNENIWPF; the protein is encoded by the exons aTGCTGCGCTCGCTGCTCGCCGGCTGCCTCTGCCCGCACGCAG cagGTAAGAAGAGCCCACCTGCCGAGGACAAAGTCGTGCTGACACACATGAAGATACTGAGCAATGAAGGAATCCAAAACCCCGGGTTGATCCCAGAGGCTTCCGCTGGCCCAGCCTGCAGGGAAGAGCCCCAGCTCCCCGGTGCCAGCCCGCCACTGGCCCGCCAGGGGACCCCGAAGGCGGCAGCCGCCCCGGCAGACCCTGACTGTGCCGATGGGCTGGCAGGCACAGACTGCGTAGCCACGCTGCCCGACCTCAGCGCCTTTGAGTCCAAGTGCCGACTTCACAGATTCTCCAAATTCGAATCCGAGGACTCGGGGGTTGAATTGCCAAGTGGGGCCAATTCTCCCTCAACGCCGACGGGTTCAGAGAAGAGCTTTGTGCTTCACAGCAGAGACTCATTTTGTGACTCGGGTGTGCTGAGCACCTCTTCTTCCCCAGAAATTGACCATCTGATGATGAGAACGCATAAGGAGCACGCCAGGAAAGTCAGCCACCAAGATCCAGAGAGCCAACAGCAAGCTGAGTACTACAGCCAGGAGGCAGATGCCGTGCAGGGTCCTGCAGCTTCCCCTGAAGACCTCAGCATCCCTCAAGAAGAAAGTCCCAATGAACATTCTGACCAGAGCGAAAGGCAATCTCTGGAAAAGGAGTCCACCCCAGAGACGGACCTTCCCAGGGAAAGCACTCTTCCCACCCCAGGTCCCATAGAAGAGCCAAAGACAGTTGCTGACAGCTTCCCAGAGAACTTTGGCAGCATGCAAGACCTTCAGATCCATGGCCATCAGCTGAAGAAGTACCCCACAAGCGACAGTCTGGATGAATACATGGATGAATGCTGTAGACTGAGCGAG GTGAACCAAGGGAACAGCAAAGCCCTGGGATCTGGTCTGGGATACCTGGAACACATTTGCCAACTGATTGAGAAGATCGGGCAGCTGCAGGAACACAACCTGCGTCTCCAAAAGCAAGTGTGCAGCttgcagaaagaacagaagatgaGCCAGATAAAAGAG GAGTactttctgcagcactgctcctgtGGAGCTGCCAGCGTCTTCCTCAACTCGTACCAAGACACGAAGACGCTTTTTGCTGGGAGGAACAGACCTCACAGCCTCTTGGTTCAGACTGGAAACCCTTCTGATCTTTCTATCATCCCAGAAATAGGAGCGAATGCTGAGAAGCTGAGCAGCTGCAATG GAAGCGAGAGACACCCTGAATCAGGAAACAGCCAGCCGATGGTGGGGCTGAGGAAGTCGTCAAACAGTAGGAACAACAAGGAGAATGAGTTCAGAGAAGCTGGTGGTGTGGCTGAGGGACAGGCTTTTCCATCAAAGGACCCTGCAGTGAGAAAG GGTCTGGACATCAGCAAGAACAATTCG GGTGAGAGCCACGCTTGGGGAAGAATGAGAGATCTTATGAGAAAGACACGGCTGAGAAACCAGAACAAGCTGGGGCTGTCCTCCGCTGCTCTGAAGAGGTCCTGCCCGCAGCTGTACAG GCCAGATATTACGTCTTCGGAGCTGGGGAAAACCGAGAGGAACTCCATGATTGTTCTGGGGCAAAACACAAAGAACGAAAACATATGGCCTTTCTGA
- the LOC130155186 gene encoding uncharacterized protein LOC130155186 isoform X1: MFAWHRSFRLAAAGRRAGKKSPPAEDKVVLTHMKILSNEGIQNPGLIPEASAGPACREEPQLPGASPPLARQGTPKAAAAPADPDCADGLAGTDCVATLPDLSAFESKCRLHRFSKFESEDSGVELPSGANSPSTPTGSEKSFVLHSRDSFCDSGVLSTSSSPEIDHLMMRTHKEHARKVSHQDPESQQQAEYYSQEADAVQGPAASPEDLSIPQEESPNEHSDQSERQSLEKESTPETDLPRESTLPTPGPIEEPKTVADSFPENFGSMQDLQIHGHQLKKYPTSDSLDEYMDECCRLSEVNQGNSKALGSGLGYLEHICQLIEKIGQLQEHNLRLQKQVCSLQKEQKMSQIKEEYFLQHCSCGAASVFLNSYQDTKTLFAGRNRPHSLLVQTGNPSDLSIIPEIGANAEKLSSCNGSERHPESGNSQPMVGLRKSSNSRNNKENEFREAGGVAEGQAFPSKDPAVRKGLDISKNNSGESHAWGRMRDLMRKTRLRNQNKLGLSSAALKRSCPQLYRPDITSSELGKTERNSMIVLGQNTKNENIWPF; the protein is encoded by the exons aTGTTCGCCTGGCACCGCAGCTTCAGGCTGGCCGCGGCCGGCCGGAGAG cagGTAAGAAGAGCCCACCTGCCGAGGACAAAGTCGTGCTGACACACATGAAGATACTGAGCAATGAAGGAATCCAAAACCCCGGGTTGATCCCAGAGGCTTCCGCTGGCCCAGCCTGCAGGGAAGAGCCCCAGCTCCCCGGTGCCAGCCCGCCACTGGCCCGCCAGGGGACCCCGAAGGCGGCAGCCGCCCCGGCAGACCCTGACTGTGCCGATGGGCTGGCAGGCACAGACTGCGTAGCCACGCTGCCCGACCTCAGCGCCTTTGAGTCCAAGTGCCGACTTCACAGATTCTCCAAATTCGAATCCGAGGACTCGGGGGTTGAATTGCCAAGTGGGGCCAATTCTCCCTCAACGCCGACGGGTTCAGAGAAGAGCTTTGTGCTTCACAGCAGAGACTCATTTTGTGACTCGGGTGTGCTGAGCACCTCTTCTTCCCCAGAAATTGACCATCTGATGATGAGAACGCATAAGGAGCACGCCAGGAAAGTCAGCCACCAAGATCCAGAGAGCCAACAGCAAGCTGAGTACTACAGCCAGGAGGCAGATGCCGTGCAGGGTCCTGCAGCTTCCCCTGAAGACCTCAGCATCCCTCAAGAAGAAAGTCCCAATGAACATTCTGACCAGAGCGAAAGGCAATCTCTGGAAAAGGAGTCCACCCCAGAGACGGACCTTCCCAGGGAAAGCACTCTTCCCACCCCAGGTCCCATAGAAGAGCCAAAGACAGTTGCTGACAGCTTCCCAGAGAACTTTGGCAGCATGCAAGACCTTCAGATCCATGGCCATCAGCTGAAGAAGTACCCCACAAGCGACAGTCTGGATGAATACATGGATGAATGCTGTAGACTGAGCGAG GTGAACCAAGGGAACAGCAAAGCCCTGGGATCTGGTCTGGGATACCTGGAACACATTTGCCAACTGATTGAGAAGATCGGGCAGCTGCAGGAACACAACCTGCGTCTCCAAAAGCAAGTGTGCAGCttgcagaaagaacagaagatgaGCCAGATAAAAGAG GAGTactttctgcagcactgctcctgtGGAGCTGCCAGCGTCTTCCTCAACTCGTACCAAGACACGAAGACGCTTTTTGCTGGGAGGAACAGACCTCACAGCCTCTTGGTTCAGACTGGAAACCCTTCTGATCTTTCTATCATCCCAGAAATAGGAGCGAATGCTGAGAAGCTGAGCAGCTGCAATG GAAGCGAGAGACACCCTGAATCAGGAAACAGCCAGCCGATGGTGGGGCTGAGGAAGTCGTCAAACAGTAGGAACAACAAGGAGAATGAGTTCAGAGAAGCTGGTGGTGTGGCTGAGGGACAGGCTTTTCCATCAAAGGACCCTGCAGTGAGAAAG GGTCTGGACATCAGCAAGAACAATTCG GGTGAGAGCCACGCTTGGGGAAGAATGAGAGATCTTATGAGAAAGACACGGCTGAGAAACCAGAACAAGCTGGGGCTGTCCTCCGCTGCTCTGAAGAGGTCCTGCCCGCAGCTGTACAG GCCAGATATTACGTCTTCGGAGCTGGGGAAAACCGAGAGGAACTCCATGATTGTTCTGGGGCAAAACACAAAGAACGAAAACATATGGCCTTTCTGA
- the LOC130155186 gene encoding uncharacterized protein LOC130155186 isoform X5, producing the protein MKILSNEGIQNPGLIPEASAGPACREEPQLPGASPPLARQGTPKAAAAPADPDCADGLAGTDCVATLPDLSAFESKCRLHRFSKFESEDSGVELPSGANSPSTPTGSEKSFVLHSRDSFCDSGVLSTSSSPEIDHLMMRTHKEHARKVSHQDPESQQQAEYYSQEADAVQGPAASPEDLSIPQEESPNEHSDQSERQSLEKESTPETDLPRESTLPTPGPIEEPKTVADSFPENFGSMQDLQIHGHQLKKYPTSDSLDEYMDECCRLSEVNQGNSKALGSGLGYLEHICQLIEKIGQLQEHNLRLQKQVCSLQKEQKMSQIKEEYFLQHCSCGAASVFLNSYQDTKTLFAGRNRPHSLLVQTGNPSDLSIIPEIGANAEKLSSCNGSERHPESGNSQPMVGLRKSSNSRNNKENEFREAGGVAEGQAFPSKDPAVRKGLDISKNNSGESHAWGRMRDLMRKTRLRNQNKLGLSSAALKRSCPQLYRPDITSSELGKTERNSMIVLGQNTKNENIWPF; encoded by the exons ATGAAGATACTGAGCAATGAAGGAATCCAAAACCCCGGGTTGATCCCAGAGGCTTCCGCTGGCCCAGCCTGCAGGGAAGAGCCCCAGCTCCCCGGTGCCAGCCCGCCACTGGCCCGCCAGGGGACCCCGAAGGCGGCAGCCGCCCCGGCAGACCCTGACTGTGCCGATGGGCTGGCAGGCACAGACTGCGTAGCCACGCTGCCCGACCTCAGCGCCTTTGAGTCCAAGTGCCGACTTCACAGATTCTCCAAATTCGAATCCGAGGACTCGGGGGTTGAATTGCCAAGTGGGGCCAATTCTCCCTCAACGCCGACGGGTTCAGAGAAGAGCTTTGTGCTTCACAGCAGAGACTCATTTTGTGACTCGGGTGTGCTGAGCACCTCTTCTTCCCCAGAAATTGACCATCTGATGATGAGAACGCATAAGGAGCACGCCAGGAAAGTCAGCCACCAAGATCCAGAGAGCCAACAGCAAGCTGAGTACTACAGCCAGGAGGCAGATGCCGTGCAGGGTCCTGCAGCTTCCCCTGAAGACCTCAGCATCCCTCAAGAAGAAAGTCCCAATGAACATTCTGACCAGAGCGAAAGGCAATCTCTGGAAAAGGAGTCCACCCCAGAGACGGACCTTCCCAGGGAAAGCACTCTTCCCACCCCAGGTCCCATAGAAGAGCCAAAGACAGTTGCTGACAGCTTCCCAGAGAACTTTGGCAGCATGCAAGACCTTCAGATCCATGGCCATCAGCTGAAGAAGTACCCCACAAGCGACAGTCTGGATGAATACATGGATGAATGCTGTAGACTGAGCGAG GTGAACCAAGGGAACAGCAAAGCCCTGGGATCTGGTCTGGGATACCTGGAACACATTTGCCAACTGATTGAGAAGATCGGGCAGCTGCAGGAACACAACCTGCGTCTCCAAAAGCAAGTGTGCAGCttgcagaaagaacagaagatgaGCCAGATAAAAGAG GAGTactttctgcagcactgctcctgtGGAGCTGCCAGCGTCTTCCTCAACTCGTACCAAGACACGAAGACGCTTTTTGCTGGGAGGAACAGACCTCACAGCCTCTTGGTTCAGACTGGAAACCCTTCTGATCTTTCTATCATCCCAGAAATAGGAGCGAATGCTGAGAAGCTGAGCAGCTGCAATG GAAGCGAGAGACACCCTGAATCAGGAAACAGCCAGCCGATGGTGGGGCTGAGGAAGTCGTCAAACAGTAGGAACAACAAGGAGAATGAGTTCAGAGAAGCTGGTGGTGTGGCTGAGGGACAGGCTTTTCCATCAAAGGACCCTGCAGTGAGAAAG GGTCTGGACATCAGCAAGAACAATTCG GGTGAGAGCCACGCTTGGGGAAGAATGAGAGATCTTATGAGAAAGACACGGCTGAGAAACCAGAACAAGCTGGGGCTGTCCTCCGCTGCTCTGAAGAGGTCCTGCCCGCAGCTGTACAG GCCAGATATTACGTCTTCGGAGCTGGGGAAAACCGAGAGGAACTCCATGATTGTTCTGGGGCAAAACACAAAGAACGAAAACATATGGCCTTTCTGA